A genomic segment from Tessaracoccus defluvii encodes:
- a CDS encoding UvrD-helicase domain-containing protein, giving the protein MEFRLLPPPQVIPPELTPEQRAVARLRSGMHVVLGGPGTGKTVTLAAAAADWVADGSGLDRLIVLAHSRAAAQTLRRDITRRLSTAQTGANVSTVHGFALGLMRRYLPHEDADWRLLRAPEQEARIRELLAAIPVEAWPEPLRPALKTRAFARQLRDALARARQLSLDAEGVLELAAEASDASFAAAARFMEAYLTVGDFSATLDYAELVYRTRLLLTEPEAASAVRAAFDAVLVDDAHESDPAQVALLADLARLGLPVVAFGDPQQRIGGYRGATATALADLAAVDGAVVHQLSDGFRCAEAVTGSLSALTSRLPARLRPPAPHPLRDGGRVTARIFDDESAEIAHVAAELRAAISEDGLNWSDLAVVTRAGRSQLSSVAKELIRLGVPVDVAGDEIALSEQPAVGTLLLALDVAARGARPEADEARLLLSSPLAGLDGVAQRRLARALLARHRSRAARRPCWPGAWGAGAAGGHRPARGCHRGHAVGAARGRQEAAGRRRRTAGGAVGVVGRHRLAGAAAGAGAAGEPPCRRRPRRHRGGLRARLPDGRPARRPRRAHLPGGDRRPGDPRRHGP; this is encoded by the coding sequence ATGGAATTCCGGTTGCTGCCCCCGCCGCAGGTCATCCCACCGGAACTGACCCCCGAGCAGCGCGCCGTCGCGCGGCTGCGCTCCGGCATGCACGTCGTGCTGGGCGGGCCCGGCACCGGCAAGACCGTCACCCTGGCGGCCGCTGCCGCCGACTGGGTGGCCGACGGTTCCGGCCTCGACCGGCTGATCGTGCTCGCCCACTCCCGCGCGGCAGCCCAGACATTGCGCCGCGACATCACCCGCCGGCTCTCCACGGCGCAGACAGGGGCCAATGTCTCGACCGTGCACGGCTTCGCGCTCGGTCTGATGCGCCGCTACCTGCCACACGAGGACGCCGACTGGCGGCTGCTGCGGGCCCCCGAACAGGAGGCCCGGATCCGGGAGCTGCTGGCGGCCATCCCCGTCGAGGCGTGGCCCGAGCCGCTGCGGCCCGCGCTGAAGACCCGTGCGTTCGCCCGGCAACTGCGCGACGCGCTGGCCCGCGCGCGTCAGCTGTCGCTCGATGCGGAGGGGGTCTTGGAGCTGGCCGCCGAGGCCTCCGACGCGTCCTTCGCCGCGGCGGCCCGTTTCATGGAGGCCTACCTCACGGTCGGCGACTTCTCCGCGACCCTCGACTATGCGGAGCTCGTCTACCGCACGCGGCTGCTGCTGACGGAGCCGGAGGCCGCTTCCGCCGTTCGGGCGGCCTTCGACGCCGTCCTCGTCGACGACGCCCACGAGTCCGACCCGGCCCAGGTGGCGCTGCTGGCGGACCTGGCCCGGCTCGGGCTTCCCGTCGTCGCGTTCGGTGACCCGCAACAGCGGATCGGCGGCTACCGGGGGGCGACCGCCACCGCACTGGCCGATCTCGCAGCGGTCGACGGCGCCGTCGTGCACCAGCTGTCGGATGGATTCCGCTGCGCCGAGGCCGTCACCGGGTCTCTGAGCGCGCTGACGTCACGACTTCCGGCGCGGCTCCGTCCCCCGGCACCACACCCACTGCGGGACGGGGGAAGGGTGACGGCGAGGATCTTCGATGACGAGTCCGCCGAGATCGCCCACGTGGCCGCCGAACTGCGCGCCGCCATCAGCGAGGACGGGCTGAACTGGTCCGACCTGGCCGTCGTCACCCGCGCCGGACGCAGCCAGCTCTCGTCCGTCGCCAAGGAGCTGATCCGGCTGGGAGTGCCCGTCGATGTCGCCGGCGACGAGATCGCCCTGTCGGAGCAGCCGGCCGTCGGGACGCTCCTGCTCGCCCTCGACGTCGCGGCGCGCGGGGCCCGCCCCGAGGCAGACGAGGCCCGACTCCTCCTGTCGTCGCCGCTGGCGGGGCTCGACGGCGTGGCGCAGCGACGGCTCGCCCGCGCGCTGCTCGCCCGGCACCGGTCCCGGGCGGCTCGGCGGCCCTGCTGGCCCGGTGCCTGGGGAGCCGGCGCTGCTGGAGGGCATCGACCTGCCCGAGGCTGCCACCGCGGCCACGCTGTCGGGGCTGCTCGAGGACGCCAGGAAGCTGCTGGCCGACGACGCCGAACCGCAGGTGGCGCTGTGGGGGTTGTGGGACGGCACCGACTGGCCGGCGCGGCTGCGGGAGCAGGCGCTGCGGGGGAACCGCCGTGCCGACGCCGACCTCGACGCCATCGTGGAGGTCTTCGAGCTCGCCTCCCGGATGGACGACCTGCGCGGCGCCCCCGGCGTGCGCACCTTCCTGGGGGAGATCGCCGGCCAGGAGATCCCCGCCGACACGGGCCGTGA